Genomic segment of Paucidesulfovibrio longus DSM 6739:
ACCACGAGGTACGCGCCCGGAAGGGACTGCTTGATGCGGCGGGCGTCCTCCCAGGAAAGGGTCATGGTGCGCATGCCCAGGGCGCGTTTCTTGATGTCCCCGCCGATGACGAAGGCCGCGTCCGGGCCGAACATTTCGACCATCTCGTGGGCCATGCGGTTGGCTCCGTCCACCGAGGTGACGATGAGGGTCAGGGAGGAAATGCCGAAGGCCACGCCCAAAATGACGAAGAAGGAACGCAGCTTGTAGGCCCAGACCGCTTCCAGGGCCATGTTGGCCACGCGGTTGGCCAGGCGGAGGATTCTCATGCCCGGAGCATAGGAGAAACCAGGGCGCGCGTCCATGCGCCTCTTGCTCTTGCTGCCCGGATGTGGGTATGAATATGACCTGTACGTTTCAGCCCAGGAGGAAGGCAATGCCGGACAAAGCGCTGCATACGGATTTCGCTCCTGCGGAGCGGGAAACGGAAGAGGTCATCCGCGAGCAGGCCAAGCTCATCGCCCGGCACAGCCCCCGCATGATGATCGACGGACTGCCGCTTCCCGTGGTCGTGGTCAATTCGAAGCGTCAGATCGTCTTCTGCAACAAGAAGTTCGAGGTGTTCTCGCGGGAGCAGGAGGACGTTCTCCCCCTGGGCCGCAGACCGGGCGAAGCGCTGGGCTGCGCCTATGCCGCGCTGAGCGAAGGCGGCTGCGGAACCACGCGCTTCTGCCGCTTTTGCGGCGCGGCGCGGGCCATCCTGCAAAGCCTGGACGGAGGCCATTCCGTGGAGCTCTGCCGCCTCGTGCGCAAGCGGGGCGAGCATACCTGTCTCGACTTCCAGGTCTTCGCGGAGCCGCTGCTCTGCGAGGGCGTGCCCTTCGTGCTTTTCAGCGTGCTGGACATCAGCAAGGAACTGCGCCTGGAGTCCATCCGCCACAAATTCCTGGCCGACGTGCGTCGCCGGGCCGAGGCCATCAACCGCATGTACGTGAGCGTCAGCCGCGACCAGGGCAGCGAGTCGGCCAAGGGCGGCCTGTTCGCCCTGGGCTACGCCTCGCGCATGCTCATGGAGCAGATCGATGACCAGTCCCGGCTCTTCGACGCGGAGGACGGCCTGCTCGGCGTGGCCGAGGAACGGCTGAACGCCTGCGAAGCCTTGGAGCAGGCCCTGGCGGGGCTGGAAAAGGTCCGGGAAGGGGACGTCGTTCTGGACCCCTGCGCCGGGCTTTCCGTGTTCGCGGATCGCCACCTGCTCGATTACGTGCTGCGCCAGCTGTTCGAAAACGGACTGGAAGCCGCGCAGGGCAAAGGCCAGATCCATGCGGGCTGCGTGGACTACGGCCACGAGGTGGGCCTGCGCGTTGGCTCGCCGGATCCGCTGCCGGAAAGGGTGCGTCTGCAACTGTTCCAGCGCGGCTTCACCACCAAGGGCGAGGGCCGCGGCCTGGGGCTGTACTACGCCCGGCTGCTCGCGCGGCGCTACCTGAACGGCGACGTGCTCCACCTGGAGGCCGAGCCGGGCGCGGTCTTCGAGGTGCGGCTGCGCAAGGGCTGAACCCCGGACAGGACTATGCCCCGGCGGCCTTGTCGCGCTCGCGTTCCTCGGTGAGGCAGCAAAGCCCGCGCTCGGAAAGGGCCGCGCGGAAGCAGAGGTTGTCCGAGACGCATCGGGCCGGGCTGCGGTCCCCGGCGCGCCAGCGCCGGATCAGGCCCGGCTCGCGCACCAGCGGCCGGGACATGGAAACGAAGTCGCAAATTCCCTGCGCATACAAATCTTCCGCCACGTCCGCGCTGCGGATGCCGCCCACGAGCATCAGGGGCAGGCCGCGTTCCTTCTTGAAGCGTCCGGCCGCCTCCCGGAACCAGGCCTGCTTGTCGGGCGTGTCGAATCGGCCCGTGCGCACCGGAACATTGGCCCCGGAGAGCATGGTTCCGCCGGAAAGCTCCACCGCGTCGACGCCCATGTTTTCCAGCCTGCGGGCCAGCAGCAGCGCGTCCTCGAGCACCAGTCCGTCGTCCAGGTAGTCCTGGGAATTCATCTTCAGCAGCACGGGAAAGCCGTCGCCCACCTCGGCGCGCACGGCCTGGAGCACTTCCAGCAGGAAGCGGGCGCGGTTTTCCAGGCTGCCGCCGTACTCGTCCTCGCGCTTGTTGTAGTGCGGCGAAAGGAACTGGCTCAGGCAGTAGCCGTGGGCCGAGTGGACCTGCACGGCGTCGAATCCGGCCTTTTTGGCGCGGCGGGCCGCGTAGCCGAAAGCGTCCACGATCCTGCCGATGTGTTCGCAGTCCATGGCGGTGCAGATCGTCTTGCCGTCCAGGATCAGCTCCGAAGGCCCGGCAGGCAGCTCGCCCGTGGGCAGGGGCGCGGCGTGCGCTCCGGCGTGGGCCAGTTGCAGGGCGCAGGCGCCGCCCGCCGCGTGCACGGCCTCGGCGAGCATGGCCAGCCCGGAAAGGCGCTCGTCCGCATCCACGCCGAGCTGCCCCGCGCGCACCTTGCCGTCCGGCGAGACGTAGGCGTGGCCGGAAACCACCAGCCCCACCTCGCCCTCGGCCAGGGCGCGCCAGAGGTTCGCCAGGGCCGGGGTGCCGTTGCCGTCCTGGTCCGCCAGCCCCTCATGGGTGGCGGAGCGCACGAAGCGGTTGCGCAGCCTCATTCCATTGAGCGTCGCGGGATCGAAAAGCGTTCCGGCCTGTGCGGGCATGGAGCCTCCTTGGCTTCGGCGAAGCCGGTTCCGATGGGGTGTGATGCGGTTGCGGCGTCGCCGGAGCGCCGCCGCCTCTTCCTGATCCCGGAGCGGACGTGTCCGCGGGGTTCGGCGTCAGTCCCGGCAGTCCTTGAGATGCCAGTCCCAGGCCGTGCGCACGATGGTTTCCAGGTCGCCGAAGCGCGGCTCCCAGCCCAGCTCGGCCTTGGCGCGGCCGGACGAGGCCACGAGCACAGGCGAGTCTCCGGCGCGGCGGCCGCTTTCGACCACGGCGATGTCGCGGCCGGTCACGGCGCGGGCCACCTCGATGACCTCGCGCACGGAGTAGCCGCTGCCGTTGCCGAGGTTGAAGGCGCGCGTCTCGCCGCCCTTGAGCCAGTCCAGGGCCAGGGCGTGGGCCTCGGCCAGGTCGCTGACGTGGATGTAGTCGCGCACGCAGGTGCCGTCCGGGGTGGCGTAGTCCGTGCCGAAGATGGAAATGTTTTTGCGCAGGCCCAGGGCCGCGTGCAGCACCAGGGGGATCAGGTGCGTTTCCGGCACGTGGCGCTCGCCGATCTCGCCGTCCGGGTCGGCTCCGGCCGCGTTGAAGTAGCGCAGGCGGCAGGAGGCCAGACCGTGGGCGCGGTGGTAGTCCTCCAGCATCTGCTCGACCATGGCCTTGGAGTGGGCGTAGGGCGAGAGCGGCCGCTTGGGGTGGTTCTCGTCGATGCGTTCCTGCTCCGGCTCGCCGTAGACCGAGGCCGAGGAGGAGAAGACCAGCCCGCGGACCCCGTGGCGGACCATGGCGTCCAGGAGGTTCAGTGTCGCGGCCACGTTGTTGAGGTAGTACTTGTTCGGGTCTTCCACGGACTCGCCCACGGCGATGTACGAGGCGAAGTGCAGGACCGCGTCGATGGGCGCGGCGGCAAAGGCCCGCTCCAGGGCCGGAGGGTCGAGCAGATCCCCGGCGATGAACTCGCCCCATTGCAGAAAGTCCGCGTGGCCCGTGACAAGGGAATCGAAGACCACGGTCTCGACGCCGCGGGAGGCCAGGAGCTTGTTGACGTGGGAGCCTATGTATCCGGCTCCTCCGGTGATCAGGACGGCGCACATGGCGTATGAATACCTCCGGGTTGGGCAAACGGCAAGCTCTGCCGGGACGAATCAGGTCTTGGGCGGCGGATCGGCCAGGGCCAGGCGTTCGATGATCACGTTGGAAACGGCCATGCCTTCCTTGGTCAGGCGCAGGCGGCCGCGATTGATCTTGATCAGCCCGTTCTGGACCAGGGCCTGGATCATGCGCTCGTTGCTCTTGACCAGGTCGAACCCGGCCAGTTCGCGGTGGCGCTTCAGGTCCAGCCCCTTGGTGGTGCGCAGGGAGAGCATGACCATCTCCACGAGCCGGGTGGCGTCGTCCAGGTCTTCGTAGTCCAGCCCGGCGAAGCCGCCGCGCACGGCCGCGTCGTACTCGTCCATGAAGCGCGGGTTGGTGAAGCGCCGCCTGCCCAGGGTGCTCACGGCGGAAGGGCCGAGCCCCAGGTAGTCGCGGCCTTCCCAATAGCCGGAGTTGTGGCGCGACTGGAAGCCCATGCGCGCGAAATTGGAAATCTCGTATTGCAGGTAGCCCAGGGATTCGAGCAGCTCGGCTCCGTAGACGAACATCTTGGCCTGTTCCTGCTCCGCCGCCAGCTGGAGGTCCACCTCCGCGCTCATGCGGTGCAGCTCCGTGCCCTCCTCGATGCTCAGGCCGTAGCAGGAAAGATGCTCGGCGCCGAGCCGGGCCACGGTCTTGAGCTGGTCCAGCCAGTGCTTGAGCTTCTGCCGGGGCAGGCCCCAGATCATGTCCAGGCTGATGTTGGCGAACCCGGCCTGCCGGGCCATGCCGTAGGCCTCCACGGCCATGCGCGCGGAGTGGGGCCGCCCGAGCCGGGCCAGATCCTCGTCCGAAAGGCTTTGCAGGCCCATGGACAGACGGTTCACGCCCATGGAGAGCAGCCCCCGGAACCAGCTCGCGTCCTGGGCCGAGTCCGGGTTGGCCTCCAGGGTGATCTCCATCTGCTCCGTGAAGGTGAAATGGTCGCGCAGCAGGCCGAGAATGTCGTCGATGTCGCTGAGGGGCATCAGGCTCGGCGTGCCCCCGCCGAAATAGACCGTCTCCAGCCGGGGACGCTCCAGGCGATCGCCCCAAAGCTCGATCTCGCGGTGCAGGGTCTTCAGGTACCAGGCGTAGGTGACCTGGTTGAAGGCTTGGGAATGGAAGGCGCAGTAGCGGCACTTGGAGCGGCAGAAGGGCACGTGCACGTAGAGCAGCAGCGCCTTGCCGGACGTCCTGGGGGGCAGCGGCCCCTTCTTCTTCTTCTTCGGGCCGGGGGATTCCCCGAAAATGCGCGGGGCGTCTGTCATGCTCCGCGCTCCGCGCCAGGCCGGCTCAGAAACCGCCCCAGCTTCCGGCCCAGTTCTTCCGCCTTGGACAGGGCGTTTTCGTGCCCGCGCACGCCGCCCTTGTCGAAGACGCGCAGCACGGCCAGCTCGCCCACGATCTCGTATCCGAGCGCCTCGAGCGGCAGGCGCATGGCCTCCAGGGTCATGCCCATGTCCGAGGCGTCCTCCTGCTCGCAGACGGCCAGGAGCGCAGCGGCCCGGCCCTGGCCCGCAAGGCGGCTGGACCAGCCGCGCGGCCGCGCCTGCATGTCGAAATCGTAATAGCAGTAGAGCCGGTCGATGAAGGCCTTCATCCAGGCCGTGATGTTGTAGTGGTGGGTGGGGCAGGCCAGCACGAGTCCGCGCGCGGCTTCCAGCCGGGGATAGAGCAGCTGCATGCCGTCCAGGAGCCGGGTGCAGGCCTTGGCCGTGCGGCACTGCTCGCACCCGACGCAGGGGCTGAAGGCATACTCGGAAAGGTGGGCCGCGAAGCCCGGCGCGCCTTCGGATTCGGCCCCGCTCAGGGCCGCGCGCAGGAGCAGGTCGGAGTTGCCGCCCCGGCGGGGGCTGCCCGAACAGCCCAAAACAGCGGCAAAGCCGTCAACTGGAGCTATCCCGGTCACGGCGCAGCTCCTTTTGGTAGCGTTCGACCTCGCTGTAGAGGCATCCGCAATACTGCTGGCGGTAGATGCCCATGCGCTTTGATTCCTCGATGCCGCGCTGCCAGCCCGCGCGGAAGTCGCGGTAGAGAAAGGGCACGCCCCCGGCGGCGAGGTCCGCGCAGAGGCCCTTGATGACCTCGTGCTTCTGGTGCCTG
This window contains:
- a CDS encoding sensor histidine kinase — its product is MPDKALHTDFAPAERETEEVIREQAKLIARHSPRMMIDGLPLPVVVVNSKRQIVFCNKKFEVFSREQEDVLPLGRRPGEALGCAYAALSEGGCGTTRFCRFCGAARAILQSLDGGHSVELCRLVRKRGEHTCLDFQVFAEPLLCEGVPFVLFSVLDISKELRLESIRHKFLADVRRRAEAINRMYVSVSRDQGSESAKGGLFALGYASRMLMEQIDDQSRLFDAEDGLLGVAEERLNACEALEQALAGLEKVREGDVVLDPCAGLSVFADRHLLDYVLRQLFENGLEAAQGKGQIHAGCVDYGHEVGLRVGSPDPLPERVRLQLFQRGFTTKGEGRGLGLYYARLLARRYLNGDVLHLEAEPGAVFEVRLRKG
- the galE gene encoding UDP-glucose 4-epimerase GalE, with translation MCAVLITGGAGYIGSHVNKLLASRGVETVVFDSLVTGHADFLQWGEFIAGDLLDPPALERAFAAAPIDAVLHFASYIAVGESVEDPNKYYLNNVAATLNLLDAMVRHGVRGLVFSSSASVYGEPEQERIDENHPKRPLSPYAHSKAMVEQMLEDYHRAHGLASCRLRYFNAAGADPDGEIGERHVPETHLIPLVLHAALGLRKNISIFGTDYATPDGTCVRDYIHVSDLAEAHALALDWLKGGETRAFNLGNGSGYSVREVIEVARAVTGRDIAVVESGRRAGDSPVLVASSGRAKAELGWEPRFGDLETIVRTAWDWHLKDCRD
- a CDS encoding flavodoxin family protein, whose amino-acid sequence is MTGIAPVDGFAAVLGCSGSPRRGGNSDLLLRAALSGAESEGAPGFAAHLSEYAFSPCVGCEQCRTAKACTRLLDGMQLLYPRLEAARGLVLACPTHHYNITAWMKAFIDRLYCYYDFDMQARPRGWSSRLAGQGRAAALLAVCEQEDASDMGMTLEAMRLPLEALGYEIVGELAVLRVFDKGGVRGHENALSKAEELGRKLGRFLSRPGAERGA
- a CDS encoding NADH:flavin oxidoreductase codes for the protein MPAQAGTLFDPATLNGMRLRNRFVRSATHEGLADQDGNGTPALANLWRALAEGEVGLVVSGHAYVSPDGKVRAGQLGVDADERLSGLAMLAEAVHAAGGACALQLAHAGAHAAPLPTGELPAGPSELILDGKTICTAMDCEHIGRIVDAFGYAARRAKKAGFDAVQVHSAHGYCLSQFLSPHYNKREDEYGGSLENRARFLLEVLQAVRAEVGDGFPVLLKMNSQDYLDDGLVLEDALLLARRLENMGVDAVELSGGTMLSGANVPVRTGRFDTPDKQAWFREAAGRFKKERGLPLMLVGGIRSADVAEDLYAQGICDFVSMSRPLVREPGLIRRWRAGDRSPARCVSDNLCFRAALSERGLCCLTEERERDKAAGA
- the hemW gene encoding radical SAM family heme chaperone HemW, whose amino-acid sequence is MTDAPRIFGESPGPKKKKKGPLPPRTSGKALLLYVHVPFCRSKCRYCAFHSQAFNQVTYAWYLKTLHREIELWGDRLERPRLETVYFGGGTPSLMPLSDIDDILGLLRDHFTFTEQMEITLEANPDSAQDASWFRGLLSMGVNRLSMGLQSLSDEDLARLGRPHSARMAVEAYGMARQAGFANISLDMIWGLPRQKLKHWLDQLKTVARLGAEHLSCYGLSIEEGTELHRMSAEVDLQLAAEQEQAKMFVYGAELLESLGYLQYEISNFARMGFQSRHNSGYWEGRDYLGLGPSAVSTLGRRRFTNPRFMDEYDAAVRGGFAGLDYEDLDDATRLVEMVMLSLRTTKGLDLKRHRELAGFDLVKSNERMIQALVQNGLIKINRGRLRLTKEGMAVSNVIIERLALADPPPKT